The following are from one region of the Chengkuizengella sediminis genome:
- a CDS encoding helix-turn-helix domain-containing protein produces the protein MLGQRIADLRQINQMSQEELGKKVGLPQALISRIELDNRKVSATELIKFAKALNVSIEDILIDID, from the coding sequence ATGCTAGGTCAACGTATAGCTGATCTTAGACAAATAAATCAAATGTCTCAAGAAGAATTAGGAAAAAAGGTAGGATTACCTCAAGCTTTAATCAGTCGAATAGAACTTGACAATAGAAAGGTATCAGCAACCGAATTAATTAAATTTGCAAAAGCCCTTAATGTATCCATTGAAGATATTTTAATAGATATTGATTGA
- a CDS encoding S8 family serine peptidase — translation MNSKKIIVFICIFTMLFSNLAYANPSQLAEDLNENVIVEDKDVSPSTEVKPIEEESSNSMDGENSIEDPTDPVEVETPPIEPIEGEETGQASYLISLQEEVSANGFAAEKLKDKKVKKIKTKKREILSTKLSKEELVEIEKDEQVLFVEPNGRIEIASIDKPNKKDVEENTQIIPWGLKAIGSDLAHESDFTGKKVRIAVLDTGITDHSDLQVKKGVSFVEGSTFDEDEHGHGTHVAGTIAALNNDEGVVGVAPDADLYAVKVLDAEGNGTYAQVIEGIQWAIDNKVDIISISFGGTDYSQSLHEVIQDVEEEGILILAAAGNLGEGEETELYPALFPEVLSVGAVDSSLDRARYSSTGTALDLVAPGSSIISTLPHEEYGLMSGTSMAVPHVTGAASLLWGADKKLTAEEVTNQLKDTATDLGDAHEYGAGLLNIAKALGLVDEPIEFIDEPVHEQIIKGIPSKEKKEIPQLQGDVLLIAAYFNPVYMDQLDEDGKLALFQLDSERVNEIIADLNGEDMEWLEEFVPVSITQYQYATDPDGYAQELQSKSIRRDRLEKEGEATVNPQAAEFIFTEFNSTYNYNVKSDQYVDPLYHTANRSVTDIYLPGLNGFDVVLNRQYNSLDSKLMKPEAKRGENYTSAIDPKEVKNGFIANGWTLDLPYMDFSFVDGEIIHSTDYYTDDSDGDRVYKSMYDVNNKEYFKMVFTIEDGSSYELRFTDINGTNSQVELVDYPYTSDVEFGVRANGYFETFRFENGPASYPSSRLGYYIDEYMLEIGNTIYFFNEEGQILRKRSNTSYMSIDYEYIGNDILMTDRFGRVVTIYRDADFVIYKIEVVDANGVMIEEINYQTTQTSKSLAYKRDTNDDYPSNLTTESISYWRLDAVMDEGGNVLESYDYYTIDQTTLGDFNLSIASDGYWYYAYSSGNPKPADDEYKNYFAYWADDNRAFELAYVYDTQVYDYAEIPYLLLKNVNFNNGTNLQFMYDKFDPLWSLHDEYEEVGIAEELRNSTRMFVDDFALQYISYPAVNRVLYAYEEEGQPKVTVESYTNEHYDHGYNIKEYFNFKLDDNKRLAQSRTRFGDAQTLTQVDDSTGQTRYTHYKNNGKRFLLAYDWMRDSKASELIFSEDGNEYFSNQDVVTAYRYTGDGFRPTEIHQYTDHIPEYEDVLYLDGTLDWFTPLVVNNVQHPVLPNSGSQIQLQTTTYEYDNYGAVTQETDPLGNVTTYEYNDASYHLLSRLTVQPQDGLLSYEKQIDYEVEYYLPEFAIETYTYQDPSNPSLVRTDSFRFEYEHLNDVLMSLKTYASGDQFGTERIVTEKDFTYTDDAKLKTETTSVTLEEGQSPTSLTIQYDYNTDGTIKEIIYPDTSEVEYDYDYLDRITSYRQVPFGGDIRTTTVDYVNNERKVTVNTPDGEQIDSFYTPFGLNVKQVRNVNEVSKVINEIESNDGIITDVTKPYGNSALGTSYTYDNLNRVMSIEDAEGNITRFYYANTVQGADGKYTLQQTTKIVYPNGKEEISYYDFSGNLVKFVERDVSGNKERITTNQYSSLGQLLETSVTSEGKTQTNKYGYDGTGNLIFLEDNLGQTYKYFYNPLGQVVKYYINDKTDPEVTKTYNEVGWLLTETSPSDDQETYTYNNKGLIETFVDKKGQTFTYTYSPYNEVEHMTVTDNTGQEVLWEDYTYDPETRLPTELANSEGQTLSYTYDEWKRLNTQEIAGNTYTFNYDDFDRLEALVYPDLKQVDYTHDNLSRIQTVSYDGQLMGDYDYTISTNGTSLALNYEPLSMGFQTDINPFGELISHEQKDTGSITWAESFGYDGLGNIVSKDQNGEISTYQYDDLNRIIQEDVVEGIQTYTYDEKGNRKTMEGTMKLPLGPREYTYNALNQLSTFKENDEETTYQYYVGGLRATKESVNGDFTRYIYFQGNVIEELDQEGNPTARNIWGNQLLYREDMTSSLGGYYFYNGHGDVVKVVAADGSKDVLKEYDYDIWGNVLSETSHETKTFDNPFQYTGEIYDEESGLTYLRARYYDPTMGRFITEDTYEGTISNPLSMNLYTYVHNNPLIYTDPSGHNAERTFGGSGYTIRKAAVHCAQVGVSTCWNEARAGVLEASMAVLDFTMVGDISTILDPESSNFDKGLAAASFIPIGKVIIKGGRLIVKLSNGHGREIERAANLTAENLSVLTKSSTLAQKGIIDSSTVRFSQSSISSNFSDGSSVYDLIAGLKSGKINSNDIPSIRIFEIDGTRYTLDNRRLYAFQEAGIDVNYTLATPQEIANEAWKFTTKNNGESIKVRGTN, via the coding sequence GTGAATTCAAAAAAAATAATCGTATTTATCTGTATTTTTACGATGCTTTTTTCCAATCTAGCTTATGCTAACCCTAGTCAACTAGCAGAAGACTTAAATGAGAACGTAATCGTAGAGGATAAAGATGTATCCCCAAGCACGGAAGTGAAACCAATTGAAGAAGAATCATCTAATTCTATGGATGGGGAGAATTCGATAGAAGACCCAACAGATCCCGTAGAAGTGGAGACACCTCCTATAGAACCTATAGAGGGAGAAGAAACAGGACAAGCCTCTTATCTTATCTCCTTACAAGAGGAAGTGTCTGCGAATGGATTTGCAGCAGAAAAGTTAAAAGATAAAAAGGTTAAAAAAATCAAAACGAAAAAAAGAGAGATTCTTTCTACGAAGTTAAGTAAGGAAGAGTTAGTAGAAATAGAAAAGGATGAACAAGTTCTTTTTGTAGAACCAAATGGACGTATTGAAATCGCCTCTATAGATAAACCAAACAAAAAGGATGTTGAAGAAAATACACAAATCATTCCATGGGGATTAAAAGCCATTGGGAGTGATCTAGCCCACGAATCTGATTTTACAGGTAAGAAAGTCCGTATTGCTGTTTTGGATACAGGTATTACTGATCATTCCGATTTACAAGTGAAAAAAGGGGTTTCTTTTGTGGAAGGATCTACATTTGATGAGGATGAACATGGTCATGGAACGCATGTAGCAGGAACGATTGCAGCGCTCAACAATGACGAGGGTGTAGTAGGTGTGGCACCTGATGCCGACCTTTATGCAGTAAAAGTATTAGATGCTGAAGGAAACGGAACATATGCACAAGTAATCGAAGGGATTCAGTGGGCGATCGATAACAAAGTGGATATCATCTCTATTAGTTTTGGCGGAACAGACTACAGCCAATCGCTTCATGAAGTCATTCAAGATGTCGAAGAGGAAGGGATTTTGATCCTTGCTGCTGCAGGAAACCTAGGGGAAGGAGAAGAAACAGAACTATACCCTGCTTTATTCCCAGAAGTCCTTTCCGTAGGTGCAGTGGATTCGTCTCTTGATCGCGCACGTTATTCCAGTACGGGAACTGCACTAGATCTTGTGGCACCAGGTTCATCGATCATAAGTACGCTTCCTCATGAAGAATACGGGTTGATGTCTGGAACTTCCATGGCAGTGCCACATGTAACGGGAGCCGCATCCTTACTTTGGGGAGCAGACAAAAAGCTAACTGCAGAAGAAGTGACAAATCAACTCAAAGATACTGCAACTGATTTAGGAGATGCACATGAATATGGTGCAGGGTTGCTCAACATAGCCAAAGCTTTAGGGTTAGTAGATGAGCCGATTGAGTTCATCGATGAGCCTGTTCATGAACAGATCATAAAAGGGATTCCTTCCAAAGAGAAAAAAGAAATCCCACAATTACAAGGGGATGTTCTACTCATTGCTGCTTATTTTAACCCCGTCTATATGGATCAGCTTGATGAGGACGGAAAATTAGCATTGTTTCAATTAGATTCTGAACGGGTGAATGAGATCATCGCAGATTTAAATGGAGAAGACATGGAATGGTTAGAAGAGTTTGTTCCTGTTTCCATCACGCAATACCAATATGCGACGGATCCAGATGGGTATGCTCAAGAATTACAGAGTAAGTCTATCCGACGTGATCGTCTGGAGAAAGAGGGAGAAGCGACTGTCAATCCTCAGGCTGCTGAATTTATTTTTACCGAGTTCAACAGTACGTATAACTATAATGTTAAGTCCGATCAATATGTCGATCCCCTATATCATACAGCGAATCGAAGTGTAACCGATATTTACTTGCCTGGTTTAAATGGGTTCGATGTTGTACTCAATCGACAATATAACTCCTTGGATAGCAAATTAATGAAACCTGAAGCCAAAAGAGGGGAAAACTATACTTCAGCAATTGATCCTAAAGAAGTGAAAAATGGATTTATTGCTAACGGTTGGACCCTAGATTTACCTTACATGGATTTTAGTTTTGTTGATGGTGAAATCATCCACTCTACTGATTACTATACCGATGATAGTGATGGAGATAGAGTCTATAAAAGCATGTATGATGTCAATAATAAAGAATATTTTAAAATGGTGTTTACGATCGAGGATGGCAGTTCTTATGAGTTGCGATTTACGGATATAAATGGGACGAATTCTCAAGTAGAATTAGTGGATTACCCTTATACCAGCGATGTTGAATTTGGAGTGAGAGCGAACGGTTATTTTGAAACGTTTCGCTTTGAAAATGGTCCTGCAAGTTACCCAAGTAGCCGATTAGGTTATTATATTGATGAATATATGTTAGAAATTGGGAACACCATCTACTTTTTTAATGAAGAAGGTCAAATCCTGAGAAAAAGAAGTAACACCAGTTATATGTCTATTGATTATGAATATATCGGAAACGATATACTCATGACCGATCGATTTGGACGAGTCGTGACGATTTATAGAGATGCAGATTTTGTGATATATAAGATTGAAGTGGTTGATGCAAACGGAGTTATGATTGAAGAGATCAACTATCAAACGACTCAGACCAGTAAGAGCTTAGCTTATAAAAGAGATACAAATGATGATTATCCAAGCAATTTAACGACAGAATCGATTTCTTATTGGCGTTTAGATGCCGTCATGGATGAAGGCGGAAATGTGTTAGAATCATACGATTACTACACGATTGATCAAACCACCTTAGGAGATTTTAATTTATCCATTGCCTCAGATGGATATTGGTACTATGCTTACAGCAGTGGAAATCCTAAACCTGCTGATGATGAATATAAAAATTATTTTGCTTATTGGGCCGATGATAATCGAGCGTTTGAACTGGCGTACGTGTATGATACTCAAGTTTATGATTATGCAGAGATCCCATATTTACTATTAAAAAATGTGAATTTTAATAACGGAACTAACTTACAATTTATGTACGACAAATTTGACCCACTATGGTCATTACATGATGAATACGAAGAAGTAGGAATTGCGGAAGAATTGAGAAACTCCACACGGATGTTTGTGGACGACTTTGCCTTACAATATATTTCTTATCCTGCGGTAAACCGAGTGTTGTATGCGTATGAAGAAGAGGGACAACCGAAGGTGACGGTTGAATCCTATACGAATGAACATTACGATCATGGTTATAACATTAAGGAATACTTCAATTTTAAACTAGATGATAATAAACGTTTAGCACAAAGCAGGACTCGTTTTGGAGATGCTCAAACGTTAACACAAGTGGACGATTCAACAGGGCAAACCCGTTATACTCATTATAAAAATAATGGAAAAAGGTTTTTACTAGCCTATGATTGGATGAGAGACTCCAAAGCAAGTGAATTGATATTTTCAGAAGATGGAAACGAGTATTTCTCAAATCAAGATGTGGTCACAGCTTATCGATATACTGGAGATGGCTTTCGACCGACGGAGATTCATCAATATACGGATCATATCCCTGAATATGAAGATGTGTTATATCTTGATGGAACTTTAGATTGGTTTACACCTTTAGTCGTTAACAATGTACAGCATCCAGTATTACCGAATTCAGGAAGTCAAATCCAACTTCAAACGACCACGTATGAATATGACAACTATGGCGCTGTGACCCAAGAAACCGATCCTTTAGGGAATGTAACGACGTATGAATATAATGACGCAAGTTATCATCTACTTTCTAGATTGACGGTGCAGCCCCAAGATGGATTACTAAGTTATGAAAAACAAATCGATTATGAAGTGGAATATTACTTACCTGAATTTGCAATTGAAACGTACACGTATCAAGATCCATCGAATCCTTCCTTGGTTCGTACTGACAGTTTTAGATTCGAATATGAGCATCTAAATGATGTGTTGATGTCATTAAAGACGTACGCTTCAGGGGATCAATTCGGTACGGAGAGAATTGTAACGGAAAAAGATTTTACGTACACAGATGATGCAAAGTTAAAAACTGAAACGACAAGCGTTACTCTAGAAGAAGGTCAAAGTCCGACATCTTTAACGATTCAATATGATTATAATACCGATGGAACCATCAAGGAAATCATCTATCCAGATACAAGTGAAGTCGAATATGATTATGACTATCTAGATCGCATTACGTCTTATCGTCAAGTACCATTTGGTGGAGACATTCGAACCACAACCGTTGACTATGTTAACAATGAAAGAAAAGTAACAGTGAATACACCAGATGGTGAGCAAATCGATAGCTTTTACACTCCATTTGGTTTAAATGTAAAACAAGTCAGAAATGTAAATGAAGTATCAAAAGTTATTAACGAAATTGAATCTAATGATGGTATCATCACAGATGTAACCAAACCTTACGGAAATAGTGCATTAGGAACCAGTTACACGTATGATAACTTAAACCGTGTCATGAGTATAGAAGATGCTGAAGGGAACATTACAAGATTTTATTATGCAAACACGGTTCAAGGTGCTGATGGAAAATACACCCTACAACAAACAACGAAAATAGTTTATCCAAATGGAAAAGAAGAAATCTCCTACTATGACTTTAGTGGAAATCTAGTAAAGTTTGTTGAACGTGATGTGAGTGGAAATAAAGAAAGAATCACAACAAATCAATATTCATCTTTGGGTCAATTATTAGAAACATCCGTCACTTCTGAAGGAAAAACACAAACGAATAAGTATGGTTATGATGGAACAGGGAACTTAATTTTCCTAGAAGATAATCTTGGACAAACGTACAAGTATTTTTATAACCCATTAGGTCAAGTGGTGAAATATTATATCAATGACAAAACAGACCCTGAAGTTACGAAGACATATAACGAAGTCGGATGGTTATTAACAGAAACTTCTCCATCTGATGATCAAGAAACGTATACGTATAATAACAAAGGTCTGATTGAAACCTTTGTAGATAAAAAAGGTCAAACGTTTACGTATACGTATAGCCCATATAACGAAGTCGAACATATGACGGTGACAGATAACACTGGCCAAGAAGTATTATGGGAAGACTATACGTATGACCCAGAAACAAGATTGCCAACAGAGCTTGCCAATAGTGAAGGGCAAACTCTTTCCTATACGTATGATGAGTGGAAACGATTAAACACACAAGAAATCGCTGGGAACACCTATACCTTTAACTATGATGATTTTGATAGACTAGAAGCTTTAGTTTATCCAGATTTAAAACAAGTAGATTATACGCATGACAATTTAAGTCGCATTCAAACCGTTTCTTATGACGGTCAATTGATGGGAGACTATGACTATACCATTTCTACAAATGGAACTTCTTTAGCTCTAAATTATGAACCTTTATCTATGGGGTTCCAAACAGACATTAATCCATTTGGAGAATTGATCTCTCATGAACAAAAAGATACTGGAAGTATTACTTGGGCTGAATCTTTTGGTTATGATGGTCTTGGGAATATAGTGTCTAAGGATCAAAACGGTGAAATCAGTACGTATCAATATGATGATTTAAATCGAATTATTCAAGAAGATGTAGTCGAAGGTATTCAAACTTATACGTATGATGAAAAAGGAAACCGTAAAACAATGGAAGGAACGATGAAACTTCCATTAGGTCCAAGAGAATATACGTATAATGCATTAAATCAATTAAGTACCTTTAAAGAAAATGATGAGGAAACTACGTATCAATACTACGTTGGTGGACTAAGAGCAACCAAAGAAAGTGTAAATGGTGACTTTACAAGATACATTTATTTTCAAGGTAATGTTATTGAGGAACTAGACCAAGAAGGAAACCCAACAGCAAGAAATATTTGGGGAAATCAGTTATTATATAGAGAAGATATGACATCTAGTCTAGGTGGATATTACTTCTATAACGGTCATGGTGATGTGGTTAAAGTCGTCGCAGCGGATGGTAGTAAAGATGTTTTAAAAGAATATGACTACGACATTTGGGGTAATGTTCTATCTGAAACAAGTCATGAAACAAAAACCTTTGATAACCCATTCCAATATACAGGTGAAATCTATGATGAAGAATCTGGATTGACTTATTTACGTGCAAGATACTATGATCCAACGATGGGAAGGTTTATTACTGAGGATACGTATGAAGGGACAATTAGTAATCCACTTAGTATGAATTTGTATACGTATGTTCATAACAACCCATTGATTTATACTGATCCTAGTGGACATAATGCAGAACGAACTTTTGGAGGGTCGGGTTATACAATTCGAAAAGCAGCTGTTCATTGTGCTCAGGTTGGAGTGTCAACATGTTGGAATGAAGCGAGGGCAGGAGTACTAGAAGCATCTATGGCTGTACTTGATTTTACGATGGTAGGCGATATTAGCACAATACTAGATCCTGAATCTTCTAATTTTGACAAGGGACTTGCAGCGGCTAGTTTTATTCCTATTGGAAAAGTAATAATTAAAGGTGGCAGGTTGATTGTTAAACTATCAAATGGTCACGGTAGAGAAATAGAAAGGGCAGCAAACCTTACAGCAGAAAATTTAAGTGTTCTTACAAAATCAAGTACACTTGCACAAAAAGGAATTATTGATTCTTCAACTGTAAGATTTTCTCAAAGTAGTATTAGTTCAAATTTTAGTGATGGAAGTTCAGTTTATGATTTAATAGCAGGATTAAAAAGTGGTAAAATAAATTCAAATGATATTCCAAGTATTCGTATATTTGAAATTGATGGAACAAGATATACTCTTGATAATAGAAGATTATATGCTTTTCAAGAAGCTGGAATTGATGTTAACTATACTCTTGCGACCCCTCAAGAAATTGCAAATGAAGCATGGAAGTTTACTACTAAAAATAATGGGGAATCTATAAAAGTTAGAGGGACGAATTGA
- a CDS encoding metal-dependent hydrolase, which translates to MTGPTHLVVATTTAVYVGYSSATELLVVGIASLICDIDRKNSLLGRLIPILPSFIEGLLGKRTLTHSIPFLLLLMVIIQSINSNWLPLLLIGFITHVILDLFTGSVALLYPYPKMFSIRLLVPPVFIETAVLIGLGVFYAFNWFEIYSRIQI; encoded by the coding sequence ATGACCGGACCTACTCATTTGGTAGTTGCGACTACTACTGCTGTTTATGTAGGATATAGCTCAGCCACGGAACTATTAGTGGTTGGAATAGCATCACTAATTTGTGATATAGACAGAAAAAACAGTTTATTAGGTAGACTGATTCCTATACTACCTTCCTTTATCGAAGGTTTATTAGGAAAAAGGACTTTAACACACTCGATCCCGTTTTTATTATTACTAATGGTCATCATTCAATCAATAAATTCAAATTGGTTACCATTATTATTGATTGGGTTTATTACACATGTTATTCTCGATCTTTTTACGGGATCAGTTGCATTACTATATCCATATCCTAAAATGTTTTCTATTCGTTTATTAGTACCACCCGTCTTCATTGAGACAGCTGTTTTGATAGGATTAGGTGTGTTTTATGCTTTTAACTGGTTTGAAATATACTCACGCATTCAAATTTAG
- a CDS encoding putative holin-like toxin produces the protein MTVYQAISLMLTFGLLIIALLSVKNKK, from the coding sequence ATGACAGTTTATCAAGCGATTTCTTTAATGCTAACCTTCGGGTTATTAATTATAGCTTTGTTATCTGTTAAGAATAAGAAATAG
- a CDS encoding transcription termination/antitermination NusG family protein — MWYVLHVWKNEERTVAELVTPYVQKVMKLTKIDWVYTAKGAKRQSVSMMPGYILIKEENMSVDLCSSIRKLPCVSSILSDSEHTPIGITDEVIQAFVNKLENKKTLASLSDLIIETEAQRESETTHTGEHTILKKVAR, encoded by the coding sequence ATGTGGTATGTTTTACACGTGTGGAAAAACGAGGAAAGAACTGTAGCTGAACTCGTAACCCCATATGTTCAAAAAGTCATGAAATTGACTAAGATTGATTGGGTTTATACGGCTAAAGGTGCTAAGAGACAATCAGTCTCAATGATGCCAGGATATATTTTAATTAAAGAAGAGAATATGAGCGTAGATCTATGTTCTTCCATACGTAAACTACCATGTGTTTCTTCTATTCTTTCAGATTCTGAGCATACTCCTATAGGCATTACTGATGAGGTTATCCAAGCATTTGTAAATAAGCTAGAAAATAAAAAAACGCTTGCTTCATTATCAGATCTTATTATTGAAACAGAAGCTCAAAGAGAATCAGAAACTACTCATACTGGAGAACATACTATTCTAAAAAAAGTTGCTAGATAA
- a CDS encoding TrbC/VirB2 family protein yields MKKLIILVILFSSIFGGTIAFAEDGDKDDKAPDNPPETILDMIDGNNLQTLENEVNAGAENAIRTIRRIGLTVFIIIFILAAYGFMTGGRNPQALQENKGKILWMFAALIIAFGAELIVGAFFSLTGFDPNGGYG; encoded by the coding sequence ATGAAAAAATTAATTATACTTGTTATATTATTTAGTTCAATATTCGGTGGAACGATTGCATTTGCAGAGGATGGAGACAAAGATGATAAAGCACCTGATAATCCTCCTGAGACCATACTAGATATGATAGACGGGAACAATTTACAAACGCTTGAAAATGAGGTCAATGCAGGAGCAGAAAATGCAATAAGAACCATTCGCAGAATAGGTCTAACTGTTTTTATAATCATATTTATTTTAGCAGCATATGGATTTATGACAGGAGGGAGGAACCCTCAAGCCTTACAAGAGAATAAAGGGAAAATATTGTGGATGTTTGCTGCATTAATTATAGCGTTTGGAGCTGAGCTGATCGTAGGTGCGTTCTTTTCTCTTACTGGATTTGATCCAAATGGAGGTTATGGATAA
- a CDS encoding DUF7674 family protein — MNKSNLSEELIMKIPELKPLYDKELDDWEEFPGNHNVFGNVLNPFLVELLEKKNQERLKKRIFQFFEDMALSEDDDVQNVLIVTVLEYLGDSEKCLKEARKLMGNRTLEFSKEVEKWLGRS; from the coding sequence GTGAATAAAAGCAATTTGTCGGAAGAACTTATTATGAAAATTCCTGAATTAAAACCTTTGTATGATAAAGAATTGGATGATTGGGAAGAATTCCCTGGAAATCATAACGTTTTTGGGAATGTTTTGAACCCCTTTCTTGTTGAATTACTAGAAAAGAAGAATCAAGAGAGGCTAAAAAAAAGAATATTTCAATTTTTTGAGGATATGGCATTATCAGAAGATGATGATGTACAGAATGTATTAATTGTTACAGTTCTAGAATATTTAGGTGATTCAGAGAAATGTCTCAAAGAAGCGAGAAAACTCATGGGAAATAGAACTCTTGAATTTTCTAAAGAAGTAGAAAAGTGGCTAGGACGTAGCTAA